The genomic stretch AGGAGCGCGAGGTCGAATCGACCATCGAGGCGCTCGAAACCGAGGGAGTCATCCGCGGGTACAGCGCGGTGGTCGACTGGCGCAACACCGACGACGAACCCGTCCGCGCGCTGGTCGAGTGTAACGTCACCCTCGACCGCGAGACGGGCTACGACGACATCGCGAAGCGGCTCGTCGGCTTCCCCGAGGTGGAATCCCTCCGGCTCGTGAGCGGCGAGTACGACTTCTCGATGACCGTGGAGGCCGACTCGATGGGCGAGGTGTCGCGATTCGTCTCGGAGAAGGTCGCGCCGGTTCCCGAGATAACCCAGACCGTGACCCACTACCTGATGGAGTCCTACAAGGAACACGGCATCGAGTTCGACGGCGACCGGGACGACGACCGGCTGTCGGTTTCGCCATGAAGATATCCGAACGAGTGAATCAGGTGCCGCCCTCGGGCATCCGGCGCTTCTTCGAACTCGCCGAGGAGATGGACGACGTGATCTCGCTCGGGGTGGGCGAACCCGACTTCACCGCGCCGTGGAGCGCGCGCGAGGCCGCCATCGACTCGCTCGAACGCGGCAAGACCTCCTACACCGCGAACCGCGGGATGCGGGAGCTTCGAGAGGCCATCGCGGGTCGGGCGGCGACCGAGTACGACCTCGATTACGACCCCGACGAGGAGATCCTTGTGACGGCGGGGGCTTCCGAGGCCATCGACGCGGCGTTTCGCGCCTTCTGCGACCCGGGGGATACGGTCGCGGTGGCCCAGCCCTCGTACGTCTCGTACGTGCCGGGCGTGGTCTTCGCGGGCGGCGAGCCCCTGCCGGTGCCGACCCGCGAGGCCGACGAGTTCCGGCTCACGGCGGAGGTGCTCCGCGAGGCGGGCGCGGAGGAAGCCGAGGCGCTGGTCTACTGCTATC from Halococcus hamelinensis 100A6 encodes the following:
- a CDS encoding Lrp/AsnC family transcriptional regulator, translated to MNTRAELVSLLRENARYTTVDLARMTGAEEREVESTIEALETEGVIRGYSAVVDWRNTDDEPVRALVECNVTLDRETGYDDIAKRLVGFPEVESLRLVSGEYDFSMTVEADSMGEVSRFVSEKVAPVPEITQTVTHYLMESYKEHGIEFDGDRDDDRLSVSP